One stretch of Prunus persica cultivar Lovell chromosome G1, Prunus_persica_NCBIv2, whole genome shotgun sequence DNA includes these proteins:
- the LOC18792656 gene encoding D-galacturonate reductase, whose product MAKAIPEVILSCGDDILAIPVIGMGTAYPAPDPETDKAAVLEAIKAGYRHFDTALVYGSEKYLGQAISDAVRLGLIKSRSEVFITTKLFASFAEKDLVVPALNMSLRNLQLEYVDMYIIHWPFKFGGEVKSMPVAKEMVLPLDLKSVWGGMEECKRLGLARGIGVSNFTCNMLQDLLSIAKIPPVLNQLEMSPAWQTKKLNDFCKAKGIHVTAYSPLGGANSRVGDDRVLCSNILEDIAKAKGKTTAQVSLRWVYEQGVSMVTKSNNKERMKQNVDIFDWSLTDEELEKISHFPQRKAVTFASIVGPHDLIVDIDAQL is encoded by the exons ATGGCAAAGGCAATTCCTGAGGTAATTCTGAGCTGCGGTGACGACATTCTAGCCATTCCAGTGATTGGCATGGGAACTGCATACCCTGCGCCGGATCCAGAAACAGACAAGGCTGCGGTTCTTGAAGCCATTAAAGCCGGCTACCGCCACTTTGACACCGCCTTAGTTTACGGGTCGGAGAAATATCTAGGTCAAGCCATATCCGATGCTGTGCGTCTTGGACTCATCAAGTCCAGGAGTGAGGTGTTCATCACCACCAAGCTTTTTGCCAGCTTTGCTGAGAAGGATCTTGTGGTGCCTGCCCTTAACATGAGTCTAAG gaATCTGCAACTGGAGTACGTGGATATGTACATAATTCATTGGCCCTTCAAATTTGGGGGAGAGGTGAAGAGTATGCCTGTTGCAAAAGAGATGGTGCTACCTCTAGATTTGAAGTCAGTTTGGGGAGGCATGGAAGAGTGCAAGAGACTTGGCCTTGCCAGGGGCATTGGCGTCAGTAATTTCACTTGCAACATGCTTCAGGACCTCCTTTCCATCGCCAAAATCCCTCCCGTCCTCAACcaa TTGGAGATGAGCCCCGCTTGGCAGACAAAGAAACTGAATGACTTCTGTAAGGCAAAGGGTATCCATGTTACAGCTTACTCTCCCCTGGGCGGAGCTAACAGTCGAGTAGGAGACGACAGGGTTTTATGCTCAAACATCCTCGAAGACATTGCCAAAGCCAAAGGCAAAACAACTGCTCAGGTATCGTTGAGGTGGGTTTATGAGCAAGGGGTGAGCATGGTAACAAAAAGCAACAACAAGGAAAGAATGAAGCAGAACGTTGACATATTCGATTGGTCGTTGACTGACGAGGAATTGGAAAAGATTAGTCATTTTCCTCAGCGGAAAGCAGTTACCTTTGCCTCAATTGTTGGGCCGCATGATCTAATTGTCGACATTGACGCCCAACTGTGA
- the LOC18789324 gene encoding transmembrane 9 superfamily member 3, which produces MKNLSTILVLAVLITCCVTHVRSDASDHRYNDGDAVPLYANKVGPFHNPSETYRYFDLPFCSAGDVKEKREALGEVLNGDRLVSAPYKLEFRKEKDTEVACRRKLTKEEVAQFRTAVKKDYYFQMYYDDLPIWGFLGKVDKEGKTDPSEYKYFLYKHIQFEVMYNKDRVIEIGAKMDPHSVVDLTEDKDVDADFMYTVKWRETNIPFENRMDKYSQSSSLPHHLEIHWFSIINSCVTVLLLTGFLATILMRVLKNDFMKYAQDEEAADDQEETGWKYIHGDVFRFPKHKSLFAAAHGSGTQLFTLTIFIFMLALVGVFYPYNRGALFTALVVIYALTSGIAGYTATSFYCQLEGTNWVRNLLLTGCLFCGPLFLTFCFLNTVAIAYSATAALPFGTIVVIVLIWTLVTSPLLVLGGIAGKNSKAEFQAPCRTTKYPREIPPLPWYRTTIPQMAMAGFLPFSAIYIELYYIFASVWGHRIYTIYSILFIVFIILLIVTAFITVALTYFQLAAEDHEWWWRSFLCGGSTGLFIYGYCLYYYYARSDMSGFMQTSFFFGYMACICYGFFLMLGTVGFRAALLFVRHIYKSIKCE; this is translated from the exons ATGAAGAACCTCTCGACGATTCTCGTCCTTGCCGTTTTAATCACGTGCTGCGTTACCCACGTCAGATCGGACGCCTCCGATCACCGCTACAATGATGGCGACGCCGTCCCTCTCTACGCCAATAAAGTCGGCCCCTTTCACAACCCCAG CGAAACGTATCGGTATTTTGATCTCCCCTTCTGCTCAGCAG GTGATGTGAAGGAGAAGAGGGAAGCACTTGGAGAGGTACTGAATGGAGATCGTCTTGTTAGCGCTCCTTATAAACTTGAGTTCAGAAAAGAGAAGGACACTGAAGTTGCTTGTAGAAGGAAGCTGACCAAGGAAGAAGTTGCTCAGTTTCGAACTGCTGTGAAAAAAGACTACTACTTCCAGAtgtattatgatgacttgcccATCTGGGGCTTTTTGGGAAAGGTTGACAAGGAAGGAAAAACTGACCCAAGTGAATACAAATATTTTCTATACAAGCATATCCAATTCGAAGTTATGTACAACAAAGACCGTGTAATTGAAATCGGGGCCAAGATGGATCCCCATTCTGTTGTGGACTTGACAGAGGACAAGGATGTTGATGCAGATTTCATGTACACTGTAAAATGGAGGGAAACAAATATTCCCTTCGAGAATAGGATGGATAAATATTCACAGTCCTCTTCACTTCCACATCACTTGGAAATTCATTGGTTCTCAATCATAAATTCATGTGTCACAGTTCTCCTCTTGACGGGTTTTCTTGCAACGATTCTTATGCGGGTCCTGAAGAATGATTTCATGAA GTATGCACAAGATGAGGAAGCTGCTGATGACCAAGAAGAGACTGGATGGAAGTACATTCATGGTGATGTTTTCCGGTTCCCCAAGCACAAATCTTTGTTTGCTGCTGCTCATGGTTCTGGAACCCAGCTGTTCACTCT cacaattttcatttttatgctCGCACtagttggtgtattttatCCATACAACCGAGGAGCTTTATTCACTGCACTTGTGGTCATATATGCACTCACTTCTGGCATTGCGGGATATACTGCAACTTCTTTCTATTGTCAACTTGAAGGAACAAACTGG GTGAGAAATTTATTACTTACTGGGTGCCTTTTCTGTGGGCCTCTGTTCCTGACATTCTGCTTCCTTAACACTGTTGCAATTGCTTATAGTGCAACTGCAGCTCTTCCTTTTGGTACTATTGTGGTAATTGTCCTTATTTGGACATTGGTAACATCACCATTGCTTGTCTTGGGTGGCATTGCTGGGAAAAACAGCAAGGCTGAGTTCCAAGCTCCTTGCCGCACCACAAAGTATCCTCGAGAAATTCCCCCTCTTCCATGGTACAGAACGACCATTCCTCAGATGGCAATGGCAGGGTTTCTCCCTTTCAGTGCAATATATATTGAACTTTACTACATATTTGCCAGTGTCTGGGGTCACAGGATTTACACCATCTACAGCATTctgtttattgtttttattattcttttgatTGTCACTGCCTTTATAACTGTGGCTTTGACCTATTTCCAACTTGCTGCTGAAGATCATGAGTGGTGGTGGAG GTCTTTTCTATGTGGTGGATCTACTGGCCTCTTCATCTATGGCTACTGCTTGTATTATTACTATGCTCGATCGGATATGTCTGGTTTTATGCAAACCTCGTTCTTCTTTGGTTACATGGCTTGCATTTGCTATGGCTTCTTTCTCATGCTTGGTACCGTAGGCTTTCGTGCCGCCCTGCTGTTTGTTCGTCACATTTATAAGTCTATCAAGTGTGAATAG